DNA from Osmerus mordax isolate fOsmMor3 chromosome 2, fOsmMor3.pri, whole genome shotgun sequence:
AGATCCACAGTGGCATCTGTAATGCAAATATTCCATAAAACAAACAGGTGAGAGTTGCATCCTTACAGTAAATGAAAACATTACAGGAATGTATTTTGTATTGCAATTATAGAATATTTATACAGATATATATTACAGtaagttttacatttagtcatttagcagacgctcttatccagagcgacttacagtaagtacagggacattccccccgaggcaagtagggtgaagtaccttgcccaaggacacaacgtcagttggcatgaccgggaatcgaactggcaaccttcggattactagcccgattccctcaccgctcagccacctgactcccaagttTTGactataaaatatatttttacaacAGGACCCAAAGGCTGCCCccaacaggaggaagaggaagaatatTTTCTAATACACAGGAAAATTCtattgttgacatgtttgttGTCTACAATGCAATAAAACTGTGTGAGATTCAAGATAGAGTGCTGGCGGATAATGATATATTTGGAAATGTTGATTCTGTCAGCACAACAACTATTGCTCGAGTCCTAAAGAAACACCAAGTGACAATGAAACAGTTATACACTGTACCGTTCAAGAGAAACAGTGAACGGGTAAAAGAGCAAAGATACCAATATGTCCAGGTAAGACGTCTGAGGTTACATACACAGATAtacaaagtattttttttaaacactagCATTACTACAGAAACTGTGCACTTACTGTGTTTCAGAGAGTAATGGAGGTGGAAGCACTGGAAACACTACATTcatttgtatttatcgatgaagCTGGATATAACCTTGCCAAAACACGGCGCAGAGGAAGAAATGTTATAGGTCAAATGGCCACTGTGGAGGTTCCAGGCCAAAGGGGGGGAAATatcaccatgtgtgctgcaATGGCCAATGATGGTTTGCTTCTCAACATACCACTCATTGGCCCATACAACACAGAAAGGCTCCTAGAACAGCTCTATGCTGAGCTAGTGCCAGCAGAACAGGGGGAGCCAGTAAGAAACCCCCAAGTTTTTTTCATAGTTTGTGATAATGTTGCTTTTCAGCGCTCTGCAGCTGTCACAGATTAGTTTGCAGCACATCGcagatttatgttttttttacttgCCTCCATATTCACCCTTCCTCAACCCAATAGAGGAGTTTTTCTCTGCCTGGAGGTGGAAGCCATGAGTTCCGGATGTGAGGACATGAGTCCAGAGGACTGCCAGGGATGGATAAGGCACTCCAGAAGTTCTTCCCCAGGTGCATGGCAAGAGAGAACATTCGATGTGATGTTGATGAAAACCTTTGGCCTGATGCTAGAGAGAGGCAGGATTAGCCCCTAAATTCTTTCTTAGAATTAGTGTGTACTTTTAGTTTCTACCTTTTTTTCTCATGACTGTAATTCCGTAAATTACAGTACTACAGACAAAATAGAAATATATATCTATTGAAGCAAACTGCTTATTTTCATTTTGATCAAAGAATTGTTATGttctaaaattaaaataaatcatgTGAAAGAATGTCACTTTGTATGAAGTCACtcaaattacagtttttctgaattgctaaaacactaaaacccattggctgaacaaagttctcagttgcctgaactcatgtagctaattgtgcagtctgttgtcaataccttaaaccatttcacatggtaaaacacaatttgcagagctcacatagacttttcagcaaaactctaaattcattctcattctcaaaacacattctgcactctaatgcacatgtcatccatactggtaaacacaaatggcaacaatcaaatacaaatagagaaaacatgtcattgacaaaacacaaccactcaaaattgatttcacttgtttcaaatgatgtgacacaaccaatataagctagttcagagagcaaacaggttgttgaaggtgggaaaatattgcttgtgatgtcgacgaagtgctctggcctgacccagcccaaagacaagaaaaagcacattgatcacatgtttactccttagatttttgtcccttttactgtagtattgtatactgtagtacagtgcattgtaggctgtatactgtaaaatgaacaaattgtatggccctgaacattgtgctttccatttgttacagtaacagtactgactgctcaatagattttgactggttgcaggttcatatcaacaaagaacaagagtgagttgtgagtagtgagatgcagggtacagtactgtatagggatacaaggaggagaaagaacaaaaaatagcaaagagcaaagcagagtagtaatttctgatacattttgagctactatgatagaacatgttgtcgttcatcaaaagacaatgacggataaatatgaaatttgttttgagattacgtaaaaatgtacttctccttgagaactatatgttttgaacaatgtgttttcaaatttgttgtgtattgtttactgactgcttgatagtgtatatcattttgatcactttgtttatgattttgagcacaggtaaatctgttttgaggtttcgaaagtttcattttgcaagaagattcagaggttttgtaaatagtgcttgaagatgaggttttgtgtttacagttttgagaaaatgggtgactgtttcaagaatctgttttagcaattgtgaaaaactgtaattgaacTGCAAAAATAAAAAGTTTATATTTTCTGTATTGGTGTTTGACGCTAGTGTTTTTACTCTCAGTGTCTTctgaatgacagtgtgtgttatcTCAGTGAGGATTGTTTATAGTGTATGGCTGCACTGAGCCTGTTTTGAGACGTGTGTTAAGAGTTGTGTTGCTTGGAGTGAGTTTTGCAGGTGATGTGAACTTTTTAGCTCAGGTGACTGTTGGTCATGCAGACTGTGGTTAGAGTTTTGCACATGTGGCTTCAGTTGTGCCCACTGTCGTTTAGCAATCGAAGGAACATTGATTTATGTGTTGTTGAGGTCCGTGAGGGTGTGACAGAGAGATCGGATCCTCCTCAGGAGACTGGTGCAGAGAGTTCAACTGAGAACATTTATGCTATCAGacatccttctctttctttgtttcaccacctttctctcttttgctctctctttctatttctatctctcactctccgtctctctctccatctcacatcATCTGTCTTTAAATCTGCATGTGTTCTGCATCTTCCTGAGCTGCATGTCTCAGTGTAGTATATTTCTCTTGGAGGCTGAACAGACCACCTACTGAACACTGTGCTCCTCGTAAACACTGGTGCCATGGCAACCCCTTGAGTGCACTGAGGCAAATCTCCATAgcctttgtgagtgtgtgtttgtgtgtaaccgTGCGtatgcacgcatgtgtgtgtgtgtgtgtgtgtgtgtgtgtgtgtgtgtgtgtgtgtgtgtgtgtgtgtgtgtaaatggtgAGCTGATAAGAGGAGAGTTAGAGCGTGCTGGGGAGAAAGTAGAAGACCATGTTTACACCACACTGGGCATCAGCAAAATAAAATATAGAAGGGAACCAACACTTTAGATTTATTACAGTGACAAAGCGTGTGTGGAATATTAAATGAATGGAGTTAGTCAAGGAACATGAATCACTGCCTGAATGAAACGTACAATATGGGCAGTCAACATAACTTCTATTACAACTTGATAGTTCATTAAAAGTTAAAACGGCAGACGCCAACATGACTTGACACTGATAATTTCTCATCTTAAATTTCTCAGTTTAGACCGCATGATATGCAGATCAGCCGAGCCCCGCCTGGTGAGGCTGTCCTACACAGCCCCGTTAGACGCTGTGTCCACCTCACAGCTCCAGCCTCCTCTGACAGCTGTGTGGGAGCCTGCAATCAGAGAGAGATTTGTTTTCATTTGCACCTCATTTCCAGGTCTCACCCCAGAACACTGGTGTCAGAACAACCATGGTGAGGGACAGCTGGTGGAGATTGTGTTTGGGTGTTTTCAGTTTTCACCAGTTCAACATCTTTAGCTACTGTTCAGATGTTAGCTTGAACCTTGAAGGCAACATGTCTTACCCTGTTTATCTCAACTCAAtgcatacacacccacccacaaacacacacacacactaatacacaaacacacacccaaacattaACAACCATCCAGCTTTTCCATTTCCATCAAAGCACTCACTGCTTTTTTTCTGAGACGCAGAGCATGAAAGTAAAATtccttctatctttctctccttcctgttctctgccccctctctccaccgccctcccccaccctctccactccctccttctctcccccaccctcttccctccttccttttctccaccaccctctccactccccccccctcctccctccccttcctctccagaAAGCACTCTAATGCTTTATCTGAGGGTAATAGAAAGGATTCTCTCTTCAGGGAGAGAGCCAGCGTGTGTCAGCTCTGTTACCTTCAAACACTGCACACCAGGCAGCCACGACCCAGCCCCGAGGTTGACATCCAAAATACATCCAAAAGAGGACCACCGTGTGCTGCTCCATCAGATGTCATCATGGTCGGATGGTCCTGTATTGCAGGTGACCTCGTTCGTGCTGATGCTCCTTTTGTTCAGAGGAGAAAGGCTAGAAATGGCGTTAGCACACAGAAATGTCACGGTGGCATACTAGCAGGTGGGTTGAGGCTTGGACCTTGCACCATACCAGTTTCATACCTTGATTCATACCAGTGTGAAGGATCAGGTACTTGCTTTACCCTTGAAAAACTCAATCATTAATATTCCATTATCTAGGCCATTAATCCATAAATGACCCCACACCAAGCACGCTCTGTCAGACTGGTTAGTAATATACAGTCACACTTTATCTTTATTACATTGttcttcagagtgtgtgtgttcttcagaGCTTGTCGTCCCACTTCCCTGGACAGGATGAATCTTGTTGCGaaagctgagtgtgtgttgttacCAGAGCACTTCAGATCCATTTGGTTCACAACATAATACAGTTTGGTGTGACCTACTTCTGTTTCTGAATGTTTCATACCTTGTCTTTGTGTGacactggagaaggaggagaagtgatGTCTGGTGAAAAGGTGTTTGTCGTTACTGGGGGTGTAGGGACTCCttgctctcctccacaccctgatCCTCAAGACCTGGGCGTCCACCACAGAACAAGACCAGGCAAAGCCCAAACTTGTGAGGAATGGAAGACTCCCTCACCGAACATTAAGATAAGCAGTCGTGCATGAAAAAGTAAATCAACGTGTCCACTATAAATCCAGCAACTATTCAAAAAATCTGTATTAGTCAACATTTAAGCTATATCTTTTGAGATTCTAGTTTGATGACTGATGGTGGTTTTCTGAGACAGAAGAGGATAAGATATGAGAAGAGGGAAGGAtatgagaggagggaaggagggagatgagagggagatggatgggtAAGGGAAAGAATGCTGGTTCTCCTTCAAGAAtctgctctccctcacactgcCGCTGCCAACTGAGACCAGTcacctgggagagagaaggagaaactgagaaatgggggggagaggaggtaaagagagacatagagctAAGAAAGTCAAGAGAattgtgagagagacacagagaaagagagatgagagagagagagagagagagagagagagagagagagagagagagagagagagagagagagagagagagagagagagagagagagagagagagagagagagagagagagagagagagagagagagagagaggtgatgcaACATGGCTGCAGTAACTGGTCCTTCTGGGAACAGACACTCTGACACACCTGGggcgagggagggtgtgtgtgtgtgtgtgtttgtgtgtgtgtgtgtgtgtgtggtggtggtgggggttattgtgtgtgtgggggattgtTTGCGTACGTGTCTGTATTGTACATATTTTGGGAATGTGTGATCAAGTCCAAACATGtacatctgtatgtgtgtgcatgtgtgtgtatgtgtgtaacagtgtacatgtctgtgtttttgCTGCTGCAGCAATGGTGACTGGTACTTTCTGTAACGATATCTGACCCAGACGGGTTCTGGGGTCAAGAAAAATATGTGAAGTGTATACgctgctgttctgctgctgACAGTAGACAACCTTGGGGGGGAGATGACCTTTCACCACAGAACATTCCAGCATGGTTCTCATCTGGACTGAGTACCATCCAACTGAGATAGCTTCAGGTTACCATGATAACTTGTTCACTCTccaagaagagaggaaggactcCAGATACAGCAACATGGCCATCATGAGTATTCTACAGACATCTTTTAATGTACATGTATTATTTACCTAATATCCAGCTGAGTATGAATGCCAACAATTTGTGCAAGCTTTCCAGTATGGAGGAAAGTTCAAGGAAGATTGAGAAAACTTGTTCTGGGGTGTTTTTGTGTCATGCTGCCTTCTACTGGACAAAGAATCCAGTGCAATCATAACTGTCACTTCTTTCGAGTTACAGTTTTACAGAACATACAGGAGTCATTTTACAGGCACCAAGATGATACTTTATTAGAAATTATTAACTAAAATGACTGACTTTGAATGTTATGACAGTTTCTTAATTAATGGTATGGATCTGTTATTTTACTCATGTTATAGCTGACTAATGTCTTATTAGTCTTATTACAAATTATGTAAAATCATTATCTCCTCTCATCCATTGTCAATAATTACGTTCTACAAATTATTCATTCTTATCTAAACTCTTCTTTACTATTATATTGACTATATTCTTCTTACGTGTCTCCTTCCAGAGCCTAACCTTTCAGTCTAAACACTTGTCAAGCCTCCAGAAGGAAGCTACCTCCTGAGAGCTGTGGTATTCCCACTACCCTTTCCCTCCTAGCCCCTCCAACTCCATTAGCCTACAGATGGGTGCTCGGAGAACCGGTCCATTTGGTTGGGTCATGtcgggagaggagaaagatgagaTATTACAGCAACCAGCCTCCATtactgagggaaggagaggagggagattagAGAGATTGCTCCAGTTTTCATTAGGACTAacaagaaggagagatgggggtaaaaaaaaaaagctagttAGGTAGTTATTAGGtcacagaaaagagagaaagaaagcgagaTAAGGAAAGAGTGAGCGAAGAGGAAATGAGAGTGGGATGAAAAAGAAAGCAGTgagaataaaaagagagagagaacaaagattCATGTTCAACTATAACCCCCAAACTTTCCAGACGctggttctcctctctctctatcaccatCACCAAGTCTGGCAGGGAGAGATATGTGGAggctagacatttacatttagtcatttagcagacgctcttatccagagcgacttacagtaagtacagggacattcccccgaggcaagtagggtgaagtgccttgcccaaggacacaacgtcagtttgcatgaccgggaatcgaactggcaaccttcggattactagccagactccctcaccgctcagccaactgactcccctatAGACATAAGGCTACATGGGAAGCTGATATCACTGGTGGCAtttgaaaacacattttattcataTTGAATAAACCATTTTAAAGGTTCCCATATTTCCGGAAATACGTATAACATAAAGAAAAACGTATGGACAGCTATTGGCAAAGTGGAGCAAAATGCAATTCTACAGTTATATAATCGCACAGACACGAAGCAATTCCAACACATACTCCAGTTTATTGGAGCTGCCATCACCAAATGTCCACAAGGTGTAGctagatttaaaaaataaaataatgccaTCTCACATGTAATAGTAGGCTATGTTATCTGTGTATCGTGTGCATGCTTTCTTTCTGACTAACTTATCCTACCAACGCTGGAGGACATGTGCGATGCCGGTAGACTAATCATTGTTGAAGCAAATAAGACAGGCAATGTATTTGCAGTCAGATCGACAGGCTAACGACGCACCAGCCTGCTTTTTGAAGGCATTTCTAAATTCAGGATTTGCAACTGTACGATTTCATCGGTAGGTGGCATTGTCGCCCATCTATCCACAATCTATAATCAAATAGCCATCATGATGATAAGGCAACATGTTTCCTTCTCCAAAGTTTAATTCTGTATAGACTTCAGTTGCCTTGATGATGCCAATAGCCAGTAGACCTATTCACTTGACTGCACTAAGGCAGGCATTGATTCCCACATAGTCAAGATAAGATGCAGCCCCAAATACAGGAGTCCATGAGTTTGAAATGCcgcatttacatttaattagTTGCCTCactataaaaataaaataaaaattgtacTCAGGTGCTTATGGTCAGTTTTACGCTATATTTCAATGATGAACCGATTTCTAATTCAGCAGTCCTTTAACATCATAGCCTTATTAACATAGTGGCCTAAATATAGAATAGATTTTTTCACTTGATAGCATGCTGTATTTTTTGAAGACATGGGCAATCGACGAATCGACGAAATTGTGCGGTTTGTTTGGCACATGGCTTGACGGGGGTGGAGCATGAAGAAGGCTACTGCGCTGTTTTGCAGTCAgttccctctccttcacaccaCCAGTGTCTACGCAGCGGCCGCAGGGGAAGGACCTCGAGTGCTGTGACGTACCGTAACATGGATCCAGATTTATAGGTGGAATTAATACGACATTGTATGGACATTGTATTGATCTCTCCTGGGACTACTGACATTCATTCATACCTTGGATGCGAATCATATTAGGCGAATTGATTGGATTTGTTTTGGACAACCTACGGGGGTTAGTCTACGCGAGGAGACAAGTGCGCAGATATAACCGGGGAAATAAGCCAAGAACGACAGCAAAAAAGGTGTTTTGGTGAAAGAAACAGTACTGCTCTGCAGCTGTCCGCTGAGTGTGAGAAATTCTGCTGTCGCAAAATGGAATCTTAActtgagtgtgtgaggagaatgTTAATGAACGTCGCGCTGCGTCCTAGCGACGCGggcactctccctctctgctgctaAGGCGAAAGCGGAGCCAATCTTTTAACCGGAGCGCGCAAAGGGGCTCGTCAATGACTTAAAACTGTTATCAATATCATCGTTCTTTTTCGTCTTATGAATTCGCTTATGTGTTTTTGAGCATTGGAACGCTATATTCTGAGAGGGTGCGCAGAAGGGTCATACGGTCCTTCCACCTGCCATTGAAAATGGGCAACAGTTTCTCCAACATATCTGCCTTCCAGTCCCTGCATATTGTGATGCTGGGGTTGGATTCCGCTGGCAAAACGACTGTTCTGTACCGACTCAAATTCAACGAATTTGTAAATACTGTGCCAACGATCGGATTCAACACGGAGAAAATCAAATTGAGTAATGGCACGGCAAAGGGGATTAGTTGTCACTTCTGGGATGTCGGAGGCCAGGAGAAGCTACGGCCTCTGTGGAAGTCTTACAGTCGTTGCACAGACGGTATAATTTATGTTGTAGACTCGGTAGACGTCGACCGTTTAGAGGAAGCCAAAACAGAATTGCATAAAGTCACAAAATTCGCCGAAAACCAGGGAACACCCCTGCTGGTGATAGCCAACAAGCAGGACCTGCCCAAATCTCTTCCAGTTGCGGACATCGAGAAACAGTTGGCTCTCCACGAGCTTACACCATCCACCACCTATCACGTCCAACCTGCTTGTGCCATAATTGGCGAGGGACTTCACGAGGGCATGGACAAACTGTATGAAATGATAGTGAAAAGAAGGAAATCTTTAAAGCAAAAGAAGAAACGATAACGACCGTTTAGGTTGTGTGGACATGACAAGAAAGAAATACTGTTAACTAAATGCTATTCGGGTATGCCATTGTTGCCCTATGAAAGGTTTACTTTGCAGTGATCTTTGTATTTCCTTTTCATTTTGTTTGTTGTCCAAGTGGCTGACGCTGTGAACCCTACTGAATGATGCTTTTGCACGTATGAGGGTGCCTCTCTGAGTGCGGGATATTTACCAAGGTtaaccaaaaaaagaaaacttgaAATTACTTTTATCGATCTTACGAACAAAAAGCATTGATACATGACAACGGGCTGGCCCGTGAATTGCTGCTTTACCATGCATTTTCAACAGTAGCTCGACattttattttgaagaaaaaaagctTCAATCCAGTAGCATTAGTACTGTTAAGGACATTCAGACATTCTATCAACAGGTCTTCGAGGAATGCTTCTGTGGAGAaaataaaaagttttattttgcaCGAGAGGTGGGTCATTTTGACCCCGGCTCATTCAGAAAGAGGCTGAAGCTAAGAGATGTTGTTTTTTTGAATCTCTCAGTGATTCAGATTCAGTAAACCGGGTTGAGGAACGTTGAAGTAGCCTTTACTATGCGTGGTGGACTAAGGAGAAAATTGCCTGCTAAATGTAGTCCACTACTTTGCACTTTTCATTTCCTAACAAAAATAGTAGAGTACTACACTGTATAGCAAAGCAAGCCCAGGCTGTTTATGTACTAGAAAGCCAAAATTGAAGTATTTTTTGATCATTAAAAGATTTAAAAGCATGGTGACTGATGTGTTTTATGTTATTGTGATAGAGCTTTCAGTTCTGCTGTGGTGTAATGATGTTAGAAACAGATGGTCCAGATACGGACTATTGAActgctgacctttgacctggctGCATGGTTTAACCTGTGCTTACACTCCCTGGAGAGAGTCATCCTCTGTAGGTGTCTactagagaggggaggagaatccTGACAGTCCATAACCTCATAGCCTTCAACCACTGTGGAACTGAAGGTGGAAATTAACCCAATGTTTATCCTCAGAGTTAGGGAATGGGaggggtggtgtttgtgtgattggGGTTTGGGGGAGGGAGTGTTGGAAGGGGGTGGGTGTTGTGTTTGggggtgggcttgtgtgtgtgttgttttggggTGAAGAGGGGGATAGATGTACAGGTGTTAGTCTGTTCTCTCAGCCATTTGGTAGAGCCAAGTGAGGCTATCTAGTGAAATGTGACAGAAGTATGCAGTGTTGAATGTGTTCGTGGTTTGGCCTTCACTTTGTCATTCACTTCCTTGTCAAATGCCTCCGTGGAGAGTGTTCATGAGTTTGTATTATTGGGTGTTACTGGTGTTCTGTCTCTGACGATCACTCACTCTCCTGGAAAGCCAAAGACATGCAATCTCTTTTACTcttcatcacacaaacacacacatacacatccttTTTAattcacttgcacacacacacacccgtgcacacacacttgttagTCATTAAGAGAATCCGTTGGAGtgtaaagagagaagaagaaaagaggtCTTGTAGCAGGGTGGCCATTCCTAGAGTCCCGAGGTGCTAGAGCCTGTTGCGTCAGTGTGTGAGGCAGCTCTGTGCCAGAGAGGTGTCccagggtcagggggtcaggggaGGTCAGGCAGCAGGAGATGACCCATCTGTAATGGCTGAAACAACTCCGATCAGTCCCCTGTCACTGCTGCACCTCTTACCAAACACCAAATTGTAAGTTTCAGGATTGGACGCCTCCCGTACGCGTTTGGTCGTCTTGGAGAGATTAGGAGTAGGATAGGGACAGAGCTGTCAGTTCAGCCCTCGTTAGCAGGGTAATGGCACGTCCCTTTCACCTGATCAATAGCTTCAATCAATGAGGATTGCTGAGTCACTGAAAACGAACACAACAGGCTTTGGCTCCTGTTGTAATTTTATGAGAAGTGAAGTGATGGTAGGAATGCATTGTGGACTGGAGTGTTTTTGTAGGTGTGCCAAGTGTTATTGGTTTTGATGGTTAGGTTCAGAGTATTCTGAGAAATGGACACTGGAACACTTCCTGaagtgttttatttgttttacagCATGGTGCTAACAGAGTATTTGAAAGCTGATAGATTTCACAATCAACTGGCCATATGTGCGTGTTAATGAGAGGGATGGGTGAAAGGGCAGTTGACTAAATACCTGTTTGTTTTCACACTCCTGATCTGTTtacttcccctcctcttttctctactGCATTACTCTTTTTGTCGAGTTGTGTTTCATCTTGGACGTCTATATCAACGTTAAAAAGACAATACCTTAAACACCAGAGTCCAGAGATTTTTTTACAATGTGACCCAGTGCTGGAAGACCTCTTCTGAGAGATGGAGCTTGTTCGTTCCAGAGAAGGGAATTTTTGAAAGGCAGTT
Protein-coding regions in this window:
- the arl4cb gene encoding ADP-ribosylation factor-like 4Cb; this encodes MGNSFSNISAFQSLHIVMLGLDSAGKTTVLYRLKFNEFVNTVPTIGFNTEKIKLSNGTAKGISCHFWDVGGQEKLRPLWKSYSRCTDGIIYVVDSVDVDRLEEAKTELHKVTKFAENQGTPLLVIANKQDLPKSLPVADIEKQLALHELTPSTTYHVQPACAIIGEGLHEGMDKLYEMIVKRRKSLKQKKKR